The following proteins come from a genomic window of Alicyclobacillus dauci:
- a CDS encoding PspA/IM30 family protein: MSLFRKLRNAAQQTGKRESGDDNAERAINIYIEAASERLRSFHTEVQRVQAQTITLRRKISELDDFIRHDHDLAKSSLAAGNETEAIKYLEAERRERDRQDDLRSQLALSEKTATQLESLYTKLADRLDRAKAARADLVARRDRAQVQIDAFASLSDVDVHNPLRDFERLELDVIREEARAEAEYEVYHSPRDPVSAAIADLQRELDTSSNDGGKDNRDSR, translated from the coding sequence ATGTCCCTGTTTCGGAAACTGAGGAATGCTGCACAACAAACGGGCAAACGCGAGTCGGGTGACGATAACGCGGAGCGAGCCATCAATATCTACATTGAGGCTGCGAGTGAACGCTTGCGATCCTTTCATACAGAGGTACAACGGGTACAGGCGCAAACCATCACGCTCCGTCGCAAAATTTCCGAGTTGGACGACTTTATCCGCCACGATCACGACTTGGCCAAGTCATCGCTGGCAGCAGGCAACGAGACGGAGGCCATCAAGTACTTGGAGGCCGAGCGGAGGGAGCGTGATCGACAAGACGATCTTCGGTCCCAGCTAGCCCTCAGCGAGAAGACGGCAACCCAATTGGAGTCACTGTACACCAAGCTGGCTGATAGGTTAGACCGCGCCAAAGCCGCCCGAGCCGATCTCGTCGCCCGCCGAGATCGAGCCCAGGTCCAAATTGACGCCTTCGCCAGCCTATCGGACGTGGACGTGCACAACCCGCTGCGTGACTTCGAACGCCTCGAGCTGGACGTCATTCGAGAAGAGGCGAGAGCCGAGGCTGAGTACGAAGTGTATCATTCCCCGCGTGACCCGGTTTCCGCCGCCATTGCAGACCTTCAGCGCGAGTTGGATACGTCGTCCAACGACGGAGGTAAAGACAATAGGGACAGTAGGTAG
- a CDS encoding DUF4912 domain-containing protein, with translation MDKSDLYDETWERKTGVSQVVGMVNNPDTIYVYFGVDEERKELTARHFCSHWSELPLYLCIYDVTGVWFDGYNAPLVRQIQVPSDAESWYVHGLEPDRNYVIDLATTTIGGRLFSIVRSDVVTLPPTRTATAQLHAKFMPVPSVANESIRYPYENEFDGYHFCEQQGEH, from the coding sequence ATGGACAAGTCGGACTTGTACGATGAAACGTGGGAGCGCAAAACGGGAGTCAGTCAAGTTGTTGGTATGGTGAACAACCCGGACACGATTTATGTGTACTTTGGGGTGGATGAAGAGCGCAAAGAGTTGACGGCCCGCCACTTTTGTTCTCATTGGTCAGAATTGCCGCTATATCTCTGTATTTATGACGTGACCGGCGTGTGGTTTGATGGCTATAATGCGCCACTTGTTAGACAGATTCAGGTGCCGTCAGATGCTGAGAGTTGGTATGTGCATGGGTTGGAGCCGGATCGAAATTATGTGATTGACTTGGCCACGACGACAATTGGAGGCCGGCTGTTTTCCATCGTCCGATCCGACGTCGTGACACTTCCCCCAACTCGTACGGCCACGGCTCAGCTGCATGCGAAGTTTATGCCTGTCCCATCGGTGGCGAACGAGTCTATACGATATCCCTACGAAAATGAGTTTGATGGATACCACTTTTGTGAACAACAGGGGGAACATTGA